The following proteins are co-located in the Hydractinia symbiolongicarpus strain clone_291-10 chromosome 7, HSymV2.1, whole genome shotgun sequence genome:
- the LOC130648983 gene encoding uncharacterized protein LOC130648983, producing MTFHAINNGINKNSISGVAVRKMNNEKVQEKNPRGNTICHTFLTVFLFACLFISNYCFLNHIKSANDAIKLRVQHLEKDAEITKDIIVNVSGILRDITYVVTERSEPNVQGTDNKKRRRRNIDKAVNNNDDTQKIMEGTLYSLKREMTSLNDRLRILLRYGSESSIFPERGPPGPPGLPGKTGSPGPPGINGRDGLQGIRGPKGPVGPVGPTGLEGPMGKDGIPGINGIPGIPGYSGGKGEKGTPGREGIMGIDGSPGTTGRDGPPGRPGRTGQKGEAGDCNCKESYVTPPNAAEKGTTKKAVNLVYTMWGSSTCPFTSDILFSGQVSVGKFKYKTGIGGSNPICLPLSTRSRRRSGRDVDSIMLGEEKEEEEEESETTKAVYLNVTSSTKNTSTNLTTTGIPFTNATSPPTVKPFVPSYSKLTGTRKYVPCAACHIEGKSAKLMIPSRTQCPKSWRIEYQGYLMNYHHDNKESEILCVYDQAMGANPSSDAGIREIISTYMTHLRIDCDTIPCPPFHEDLLKCVVCSK from the exons ATGACATTTCATGCGATTAATAATGGAATAAACAAGAATAGCATTTCAGGTGTTGCTGTTCGTAAAATGAATAACGAAAAAGTACAAGAAAAAAACCCTCGTGGTAACACAATCTGTCATACTTTTTTAACCGTCTTCCTATTTGCATGTTTATTTATATCTAATTATTGTTTTCTAAATCATATTAAAAGCGCTAACGATGCGATAAAATTACGAGTGCAACACCTAGAAAAAGACGCCGAAATTACGAAAGACATTATCGTTAATGTTTCTGGTATACTACGCGATATAACGTATGTTGTTACCGAAAGAAGCGAACCCAACGTACAAGGTACTGACAATAAAAAAAGACgtagaagaaatattgacaaagcaGTGAATAATAATGATGATACACAAAAAATAATGGAAGGAACGCTGTACAGTTTGAAGAGGGAAATGACATCCTTAAACGACAG GCTCCGCATTCTTCTACGTTATGGCAGTGAAAGCAGTATATTTCCTGAGCGTGGACCACCAGGACCACCTGGATTGCCAGGCAAAACGGGCTCTCCTGGGCCTCCCGGGATTAACGGCCGAGATGGTTTACAAGGTATTAGAGGTCCAAAAGGCCCTGTTGGACCTGTTGGCCCAACTGGCTTGGAAGGCCCTATGGGAAAAGACGGCATACCTGGAATTAATGGAATTCCAGGTATACCAGGATATAGCGGAGGAAAAGGTGAAAAGGGCACTCCTGGTCGAGAag GGATAATGGGAATAGATGGGTCACCTGGAACAACGGGCAGAGACGGCCCACCTGGACGGCCTGGAAGAACTGGTCAAAAAGGAGAAGCAGGCGACTGCAATTGTAAAGAATCTTATGTAACACCACCAAATGCCGCAGAAAAAGGAACTACAAAGAAGGCTGTTAATCTGGTTTACACCATGTGGGGCTCTTCAACCTGTCCGTTTACAAGTGATATATTGTTTTCAG GTCAAGTCTCCGTTGGCAAGTTCAAATATAAAACTGGTATAGGTGGATCCAATCCAATATGTTTGCCTTTATCAACAAGATCGCGAAGACGATCAGGACGTGATGTAGATAGTATCATGTTAggcgaagaaaaagaagaagaagaagaagaaagtgaGACTACAAAAGCGGTGTATTTGAACGTTACTTCAAGTACAAAGAATACTTCCACCAATCTAACCACGACTGGTATCCCTTTTACAAATGCAACTTCACCTCCAACTGTGAAGCCATTTGTTCCCTCATATTCAAAATTGACTGGTACTCGTAAATATGTCCCTTGTGCTGCATGCCACATTGAAGGGAAGTCTGCAAAATTAATGATACCTTCCCGAACGCAATGTCCAAAGTCGTGGAGGATTGAGTATCAAGGCTATTTGATGAATTATCACCATGATAATAAAGAGAGCGAAATTTTATGCGTTTACGATCAAGCGATGGGTGCGAATCCAAGTTCAGATGCGGGGATAAGAGAGATTATTTCCACGTACATGACCCACTTAAGGATTGATTGCGATACGATTCCATGTCCCCCTTTTCATGAAGATCTGCTGAAATGTGTTGTTTGCTCCAAGTAA